A window of Anopheles bellator unplaced genomic scaffold, idAnoBellAS_SP24_06.2 scaffold01585_ctg1, whole genome shotgun sequence genomic DNA:
gtaaGTCAAGTATGACACCAGAAATAATACAACTTAAATTAAGAACAATCAGAAACCAGGGAAATTTAGAAAAATTCTGGGATGAAGTAGAAACATTAACCCAGAATCTACGAACACTATACATGGAAGAAGATATACCTAAAAAAGTAGCCACTAAAATGGCTACAAAAGCAGGAATTACCACACTAATTAAAAATAGCACaggagaagcaaaaacaattttgaggGCAGCAGAGTTCAATACAGTGAAAGATGCAATTCAAAAACTACGCGAATTAGACGCAGAAAAGGCAGAAGCCCAAGTTTTAGTTAGCAAAAGGGAGACAAATTACAATAGCTACCAGAGCGCAGTACCAGCCCAACAGTGTCAAAACTGTTGGCCTCCTCCACGACAAAACTATCAGTACCCACCACGACAAAACTATCAGCGTCCATTCAGACAACAGCAGAACTATTACCGCCCACCCCACCACAGTAATAATTACTGGCACAGATACGACCAGCGTCAATTCCACCATAATCAAGGATTTCAAACCCCTAAGTTCGGAAACCAGCAGAGGGTCACACTTAGACAAAATAATACGAACGACAGCCCCTTACACAATGGAAAAGTGGTTTTAGCTCAGCAGGAAGCTGAATCATCTGCGAATTATCAACAACAAGACGTCGAAGAAGCGCATCGTAGCAACGAAGAAGAACACAAATATCACGAGGAAGAAGCCCGCCAGAGATTCGacaaagaagaagcaaaccgCAAGGAAGACGAAGAATCGGAACGTCAACTACTCGAGATGGTCAAGGAACTATACAAGGAGAAGAACGAAGAACAGCAGGTATCAAACAATATTAACATATCGATGAAACACCGTAACGATGGTTCTGATAGCAGCACGAGTGAACCAAGAAATGACCATGACAACGAAGAAGACATAGAGGACGACAATGATGAACAGTTAGAGTTGCAGCAAGTGTTTAAGCTGACCATTAAtgcacagcaacaaaacgagGACCAGGAATCAGAGGAGCATCGAGCCTTCCAGAATAGTTACGATGACGAAAAAAGTGAGGCGAACCAGTTGCGTCGAAAAAGTACAACAGCATTACGAGAACGATCAGCCATAC
This region includes:
- the LOC131214613 gene encoding myb-like protein X, translated to MATKAGITTLIKNSTGEAKTILRAAEFNTVKDAIQKLRELDAEKAEAQVLVSKRETNYNSYQSAVPAQQCQNCWPPPRQNYQYPPRQNYQRPFRQQQNYYRPPHHSNNYWHRYDQRQFHHNQGFQTPKFGNQQRVTLRQNNTNDSPLHNGKVVLAQQEAESSANYQQQDVEEAHRSNEEEHKYHEEEARQRFDKEEANRKEDEESERQLLEMVKELYKEKNEEQQVSNNINISMKHRNDGSDSSTSEPRNDHDNEEDIEDDNDEQLELQQVFKLTINAQQQNEDQESEEHRAFQNSYDDEKSEANQLRRKSTTALRERSAIPPTQKSRKRKKKKRTSKSDTYYETNDSHADFDNWDRFRKNLGAAAVKRHAATTDSDKWLDVDHEAELAAETAVAKKVETIEIISEQRQECKEATDALTTVYAVEENGDPNQEDEADDHLDRLTLRPSDGRWVPPAA